From Heliomicrobium modesticaldum Ice1, a single genomic window includes:
- a CDS encoding sulfite exporter TauE/SafE family protein has product MSNSRTKIILILSGLSTGLINGLIGIGGGTIVIPTMVFLLGVAQHQAHGTSLAVILPTSVASAFVYWWKGHLSWSLFWPIVLTGVAGAYLGARLMNRLSPERLRQLLGIVMIAAGVRLLWR; this is encoded by the coding sequence CTGAGCAACAGCCGCACGAAGATCATCCTGATCCTGTCCGGATTGTCGACCGGTCTCATCAACGGTCTCATCGGCATCGGCGGCGGGACGATCGTCATCCCTACCATGGTCTTTCTGCTCGGCGTCGCCCAGCACCAGGCCCATGGGACTTCGCTCGCCGTCATTCTGCCAACCTCCGTGGCCAGCGCCTTCGTCTACTGGTGGAAGGGCCATCTTTCCTGGTCGCTCTTCTGGCCCATCGTGCTGACAGGGGTGGCCGGCGCCTATCTGGGCGCGCGGCTGATGAACCGCCTTTCCCCCGAACGCCTGCGCCAGTTGCTCGGCATCGTCATGATCGCGGCTGGGGTGCGGCTGCTATGGAGATGA
- the murI gene encoding glutamate racemase yields MQRCQPIGIFDSGVGGLTVAREVFRQMPGEEILYFADTAHVPYGPRPASELIRFALEITDFLVAEGAKLILVACNTSSSLALDIIRERHKVPVVGVVDPGAEEAVRLSRNGRIGVLATEATIRKGAHSRRVGELNSAMQVFGQACPRFVPLVESGRYSGDEARAASKQYLAPLIEAGVDTIVLGCTHYPFLEPVIREVIGEKITLIDPACQTVAQGKALMERGIIPFRDPRGPKPRHRFYVSGDPVSFARVGGALLGVPLDNDTRQVCLDGILEREWNQKVVFA; encoded by the coding sequence TTGCAACGTTGCCAACCGATTGGCATATTTGACTCGGGTGTCGGCGGTTTGACTGTGGCACGTGAAGTGTTTCGCCAAATGCCGGGGGAAGAGATCCTCTATTTTGCGGACACGGCCCATGTCCCCTACGGTCCTCGCCCTGCTTCGGAATTGATCCGATTTGCCCTGGAGATCACCGACTTTCTGGTTGCCGAAGGGGCGAAGTTGATCCTTGTCGCCTGCAATACGAGCTCTTCTTTGGCGCTTGATATCATCCGGGAGCGCCACAAGGTGCCTGTTGTCGGTGTCGTCGACCCCGGCGCGGAAGAAGCTGTTCGGCTTAGCCGGAACGGGCGGATCGGGGTGTTGGCGACGGAAGCGACCATCCGCAAAGGGGCGCACAGCCGGCGGGTGGGGGAATTAAACAGCGCCATGCAGGTCTTCGGTCAGGCTTGTCCCAGATTCGTCCCTCTCGTCGAGTCGGGGCGTTATAGCGGCGATGAGGCGCGGGCGGCGTCTAAACAGTACCTGGCGCCGTTGATCGAAGCCGGTGTCGATACCATCGTGCTGGGCTGCACCCATTACCCCTTTTTGGAACCGGTCATCCGGGAAGTGATCGGGGAGAAGATCACCTTGATCGATCCGGCTTGCCAGACCGTGGCACAGGGAAAGGCGCTGATGGAAAGGGGAATCATCCCCTTCCGGGATCCCCGGGGTCCAAAGCCTCGCCACCGTTTTTACGTCAGCGGTGATCCGGTGTCTTTTGCCCGGGTGGGCGGCGCTCTCCTCGGCGTTCCGCTGGATAACGACACCCGGCAGGTATGCCTCGACGGCATCTTGGAGAGGGAATGGAACCAGAAAGTGGTCTTCGCATGA
- a CDS encoding sulfite exporter TauE/SafE family protein encodes MEMISLSVIGFFSGILSGLAVGGGTLLVPALILVLDVPQHQAQALALTTFLPVSAVALATHFKNGNVRPKLAFLLALGAISGAIGGALLAAHLPGPLLRKIFGLFLVAMGGYEIVSKPKKS; translated from the coding sequence ATGGAGATGATCAGCCTGTCGGTCATCGGCTTTTTCAGCGGCATCCTCAGCGGTCTTGCCGTCGGCGGCGGCACACTGCTCGTCCCTGCCCTGATCCTGGTGCTCGATGTGCCACAGCACCAAGCCCAGGCGCTGGCGTTGACCACTTTTCTTCCCGTCTCCGCTGTCGCGCTGGCAACCCATTTCAAGAACGGCAATGTGCGGCCAAAACTGGCTTTCCTGCTCGCCTTGGGCGCGATCAGCGGCGCCATCGGCGGCGCGCTGCTGGCCGCCCACCTGCCCGGTCCCCTCCTGCGGAAGATCTTCGGCCTCTTCCTGGTGGCGATGGGCGGGTATGAGATTGTATCGAAACCTAAAAAGTCCTAA
- a CDS encoding ArnT family glycosyltransferase — MFRRRHGRTELMGNRRSAWRGFAPWALVAVCLIGLLLRLKGLDSPFVDFHGWRQGDTAAVARYFYEREFNLLRPQLPYYGAPPNYAELEFSLVPAIAAGLYYIFGEASWVARTVIILFSLWSLVSVYRIGAHFWGLWPGLVAALTMAVQPFYVYFSRSFQPDVPMLALSLAALADFLAWSREGSRAHAWRGCLWLTLAVLVKPPAAIAYLPLSLWWWSAYRSGQAGSFVVGLAYLIAPLAALLIYLQSIHGIAEHPFVSGIALSFMERFWQEGIPVDWYGDVGRGIFFFVCTPVFVLPALLGCLRGLFSKERRWIVAWLAGVAAFFLLAGSHVLNNLQYYFLPAVPLAALFVGLSTEWLTVSRRGLLRRATAASLALLVLVGGAFLVSASFQRLLPERWLRYQPWTYERWYQLDDKVLKVGRALEQITPAEALLLIAEETPRSLFYSRRFGWFIPPEECSAEYLAGVRAEGAAYLVWPYEKPPTHLGGLTGEWHPEGFWLFDLGKMF; from the coding sequence TTGTTTCGGCGTCGTCATGGTCGCACAGAGTTGATGGGGAATCGCCGCAGCGCCTGGCGGGGTTTCGCGCCATGGGCGCTGGTCGCCGTCTGCCTGATCGGTCTGCTGCTACGGCTCAAGGGGCTCGATTCGCCCTTTGTCGATTTCCATGGCTGGCGCCAGGGCGATACGGCTGCCGTGGCCCGCTACTTTTATGAGCGGGAGTTCAATCTCCTGCGTCCCCAGCTGCCCTATTACGGCGCGCCGCCCAACTATGCCGAACTGGAGTTTTCGCTGGTTCCCGCGATCGCGGCGGGGTTGTATTACATATTCGGGGAAGCGTCTTGGGTGGCTCGAACGGTGATCATCCTCTTTTCCCTCTGGTCGCTAGTGTCTGTCTATCGGATCGGTGCCCATTTCTGGGGGCTCTGGCCGGGGCTGGTCGCCGCCTTGACCATGGCCGTCCAACCCTTCTATGTCTACTTCTCCCGTTCCTTTCAGCCGGATGTGCCCATGCTCGCCTTGTCGCTGGCCGCTCTCGCCGATTTCCTCGCTTGGTCCAGGGAGGGTTCGCGCGCTCATGCCTGGCGAGGGTGCCTCTGGCTGACCTTGGCCGTGCTCGTCAAGCCGCCGGCGGCGATCGCCTATCTGCCCCTCTCCCTTTGGTGGTGGTCCGCCTATCGTTCGGGACAGGCTGGTAGCTTTGTGGTGGGACTGGCTTACCTGATCGCGCCCCTTGCGGCGCTGCTGATTTATCTCCAGTCCATCCACGGGATCGCCGAGCATCCCTTCGTCTCTGGAATCGCCCTTTCCTTTATGGAACGGTTCTGGCAGGAGGGGATCCCGGTGGACTGGTACGGCGATGTAGGACGCGGGATTTTTTTCTTTGTCTGTACGCCTGTTTTCGTGTTGCCCGCCTTGTTGGGCTGCTTGCGCGGTCTTTTTTCCAAGGAACGACGCTGGATCGTTGCCTGGTTGGCTGGGGTGGCAGCCTTTTTCCTGCTGGCTGGCAGCCATGTGCTGAATAATCTCCAGTATTATTTCCTTCCCGCCGTTCCCTTGGCAGCGCTTTTTGTCGGTCTATCGACGGAGTGGTTGACGGTCAGTCGAAGGGGTTTGCTCCGCCGCGCCACCGCCGCCAGCTTGGCGCTGCTCGTCCTGGTCGGAGGAGCTTTCCTGGTTTCTGCCTCCTTCCAGCGCCTGTTGCCGGAACGATGGCTGCGCTACCAGCCTTGGACGTATGAACGCTGGTATCAGTTGGACGATAAGGTGCTGAAGGTAGGCCGGGCGCTGGAACAGATCACTCCGGCAGAGGCGTTGCTCCTTATCGCTGAGGAAACTCCGCGCAGCCTTTTTTACAGCCGTCGCTTCGGCTGGTTTATCCCTCCGGAGGAGTGTAGTGCTGAGTACCTGGCAGGGGTCCGTGCTGAAGGGGCGGCCTATCTGGTCTGGCCCTATGAAAAACCGCCGACTCACCTCGGTGGGCTGACGGGCGAGTGGCATCCCGAGGGGTTTTGGCTCTTTGACCTGGGGAAAATGTTTTAA
- a CDS encoding GerMN domain-containing protein, whose translation MDRERSWSAGIILVVTALVIAFGLGGCSAVDRFISMKDDFKAKETGAAKQEQLGKNEQPVTQGQALPVDGQATVDPPPGPEQAIMLYFADAKGQNLVVERRSIPKTGSIAKAAVNELIKGPSIHSGALPTIPTGTRLIDINIKDGLCTVNLSKELQKNHQGGSASEALTVYSIVNTLTQFQAIQKVQLLVEGKKIETLAGHMDVSQAMARKNSMIAKEGETAQKASGETQKGGADEAEKKNH comes from the coding sequence ATGGACAGGGAGCGCAGCTGGTCGGCCGGCATAATCCTTGTGGTGACGGCCCTCGTTATCGCCTTCGGTCTGGGCGGATGCTCGGCCGTCGATCGCTTCATCTCTATGAAGGACGATTTTAAAGCCAAGGAGACGGGCGCCGCGAAACAGGAACAGTTGGGAAAAAACGAACAGCCTGTAACGCAGGGACAGGCGCTGCCGGTTGACGGGCAAGCCACGGTGGATCCTCCTCCCGGGCCGGAACAGGCAATCATGCTCTATTTCGCCGACGCCAAGGGACAGAATCTGGTCGTAGAAAGACGGTCGATTCCTAAAACGGGGAGCATCGCCAAGGCGGCGGTGAACGAACTGATCAAGGGCCCTAGCATCCATTCGGGCGCCCTGCCCACAATCCCCACGGGGACGCGGCTGATCGATATCAATATCAAGGATGGGCTCTGCACGGTCAACCTGAGCAAGGAACTGCAAAAGAACCATCAGGGAGGGTCGGCCAGTGAAGCCTTGACGGTGTACTCCATCGTCAACACGCTGACCCAGTTTCAGGCAATCCAGAAGGTGCAGCTCCTCGTAGAAGGGAAAAAGATTGAGACGCTGGCCGGCCATATGGACGTTTCCCAGGCGATGGCAAGGAAAAACTCGATGATCGCCAAGGAGGGGGAAACAGCGCAGAAGGCTTCCGGCGAGACGCAAAAGGGCGGCGCCGATGAGGCAGAGAAGAAAAATCATTAA
- a CDS encoding ZIP family metal transporter has product MEDLFPTMIWPMLAISLIAGLATTAGALCLLMLGSLGARTLSALLGFAAGVMVSVVVLDLLPTAWNWGGPWSVLTGFCLGALLIALCDVVLTQFALASKRGRQAGPLRKMGYLIALGISLHDFPEGIAIAAGTAAEHHLGWVVTLAIGLHNIPEGVATAAPLRMSGMAPWKIIGLTMVMAFFTPLGTLLGFGLLALSTKSLAQLLALAGGAMAYLVWDELWPEASKRSPRWAITGAIVGALGMAALSGMHH; this is encoded by the coding sequence ATGGAAGACCTTTTCCCAACAATGATCTGGCCCATGTTGGCGATCAGCCTGATCGCGGGCTTGGCCACCACGGCCGGCGCCTTGTGCCTGTTGATGCTGGGCTCGCTGGGAGCGCGGACCCTGAGCGCGCTCCTCGGCTTTGCCGCTGGGGTCATGGTCAGCGTCGTTGTGCTGGATCTGCTTCCAACAGCCTGGAATTGGGGAGGCCCCTGGTCGGTTCTCACCGGCTTTTGCCTGGGTGCGCTGCTCATCGCGCTTTGTGACGTAGTTTTGACCCAGTTTGCCCTTGCATCGAAGCGGGGGAGACAAGCGGGACCCTTGCGCAAGATGGGCTATCTCATCGCCCTAGGCATCTCCTTGCACGACTTTCCCGAGGGTATCGCCATCGCCGCCGGAACGGCGGCAGAGCACCACCTCGGCTGGGTCGTGACGTTGGCCATCGGTTTGCATAACATCCCCGAAGGGGTCGCTACGGCGGCGCCGCTGCGCATGAGCGGCATGGCGCCCTGGAAAATCATTGGGCTCACCATGGTCATGGCTTTTTTTACCCCCTTGGGCACCCTGCTCGGATTCGGCCTCTTGGCGCTGTCGACGAAGTCGCTCGCCCAGTTGCTCGCCTTGGCCGGGGGCGCCATGGCCTATCTGGTCTGGGACGAATTGTGGCCGGAAGCGAGCAAGCGCTCGCCTCGCTGGGCTATCACCGGCGCGATTGTGGGGGCGCTGGGCATGGCTGCCCTCTCGGGAATGCATCACTAA